The proteins below come from a single Streptomyces sp. B3I8 genomic window:
- a CDS encoding SURF1 family protein gives MYRFLLTPRWWAINVLALLAVPVCVFMGSWQLSRFEDRVQDHRTATEQATAAKKEAARPLASLLPVDKATSGKRATATGHYGKQLLVPDRELDDRDGYYVLTMLRTDGGKALPVVRGWLPGTASATAKAPAAPTGEVTVTGALQASETPGDNGASAAGGLPAGQVGAISAASLVNLVPYDVYDAWVTLDRADSGMTAVPASAPDDSGLDLRAFQNLGYTGEWFVFAGFVVFMWFRLLRREAEFQRDAALGILPDDGPGGGPHGGSDGGGGGEPEDADGGEPEGAGGAGPGPGAQDPASTPVR, from the coding sequence GTGTACCGGTTCCTCCTGACCCCCCGCTGGTGGGCGATCAACGTACTCGCCCTCCTCGCCGTCCCCGTCTGCGTCTTCATGGGCTCCTGGCAGCTCAGCCGCTTCGAGGACCGGGTGCAGGACCACCGCACCGCCACGGAGCAGGCCACCGCCGCCAAGAAGGAGGCCGCGCGCCCGCTCGCGTCGCTGCTCCCGGTGGACAAGGCCACCTCCGGCAAGCGCGCCACCGCGACCGGGCACTACGGCAAGCAGCTCCTCGTCCCGGACCGCGAGCTGGACGACCGCGACGGCTACTACGTGCTGACGATGCTCCGCACCGACGGCGGCAAGGCGCTCCCCGTCGTACGGGGCTGGCTGCCCGGCACCGCCTCCGCGACGGCGAAGGCACCGGCCGCGCCCACCGGCGAGGTCACCGTCACCGGCGCGCTCCAGGCCTCCGAGACGCCCGGCGACAACGGCGCGAGCGCGGCGGGCGGCCTGCCCGCCGGGCAGGTCGGCGCGATCAGCGCGGCGTCCCTGGTCAACCTGGTGCCGTACGACGTGTACGACGCCTGGGTCACCCTGGACCGGGCCGACTCCGGGATGACTGCTGTGCCCGCGAGCGCACCCGACGACTCGGGCCTCGATCTGCGGGCCTTCCAGAACCTCGGCTACACCGGCGAGTGGTTCGTCTTCGCGGGCTTCGTCGTCTTCATGTGGTTCCGGCTGCTGCGCCGCGAGGCGGAGTTCCAGCGCGACGCGGCGCTGGGCATCCTGCCGGACGACGGCCCTGGCGGCGGCCCACACGGCGGCTCCGACGGCGGCGGCGGAGGCGAGCCGGAGGACGCGGACGGAGGCGAGCCGGAGGGTGCCGGTGGGGCCGGGCCGGGGCCCGGGGCTCAGGACCCCGCCAGCACTCCCGTCCGGTAG
- a CDS encoding twin-arginine translocase TatA/TatE family subunit produces the protein MFGLSELVVILLVVIAVVAFKKLPELTRSAGKATRIFQTESKALRDEDPEGAPRTIPGTVVNRDEQRPRT, from the coding sequence ATGTTCGGCCTGAGCGAGCTGGTCGTGATCCTCCTGGTGGTGATCGCCGTCGTCGCCTTCAAGAAGCTCCCGGAGCTGACGCGTTCGGCCGGGAAGGCGACGCGGATCTTCCAGACCGAGTCGAAGGCCCTGCGCGACGAGGACCCGGAGGGCGCTCCCCGCACCATCCCCGGCACGGTCGTCAACCGCGACGAGCAGCGGCCCCGGACCTGA
- a CDS encoding prolyl oligopeptidase family serine peptidase, protein MVAWEMRFRAARVSLPDWAEDAPDRALFVSNATGTYELYAWDRATGEQRQVTDRPNGTTDGVLSPDGEWIWWFDDTDGDEFGIWRRQPFGGRTSGSVDEPAAPGLAPSYPAGLALGRDGRTAVVGRSTDEEGTTLHLVRTGEDPVEIYRHRESAGVGDLSHDGSLLAIEHTEHGDAMHSSLRVLRPDGTAVAELDDTEGGTVELGLEVLGFAPVDGDTRLLIGHQRQGRWEPLVWDVATGEQTDLALELPGDVAAEWYPDGSALLVSHSFEARSELFRYDFAGRALTELSTPPGTVSGATARPDGSVEYLWSSAAEPPAVRSTTGRAVLDPPGMRAPASVPVEDVWVEGPGGRVHALVQKPAGASGPLPTVFDIHGGPTWHDSDAFAAAPAAWVDHGYAVVRINYRGSTGYGREWTDALKHRVGLIELEDISAVREWAVSSGLADPERLVLTGGSWGGYLTLLGLGVQPELWTVGIAAVPVADYVTAYHDEMEALKAMDRTLLGGTPEEVPERFEASSPLTYVDAVKVPVYISAGVNDPRCPIRQIENYVDRLAARGAVHEVYRYDAGHGSLVVDERIKQVRLELEFAARHVGGAR, encoded by the coding sequence ATGGTCGCGTGGGAAATGCGGTTCCGGGCGGCGCGGGTCTCGCTGCCCGACTGGGCGGAGGACGCACCGGACCGCGCGCTGTTCGTGTCGAACGCGACCGGCACGTACGAGCTGTACGCCTGGGACCGGGCCACAGGTGAGCAGCGGCAGGTGACCGACCGGCCGAACGGCACCACGGACGGTGTGCTGTCGCCCGACGGCGAGTGGATCTGGTGGTTCGACGACACGGACGGGGACGAGTTCGGCATCTGGCGGCGCCAGCCCTTCGGCGGCCGTACGTCGGGGTCCGTCGACGAGCCGGCCGCGCCCGGTCTCGCGCCGTCCTACCCCGCCGGGCTCGCGCTCGGGCGGGACGGGCGGACCGCCGTCGTCGGGCGGTCCACCGACGAGGAGGGCACCACGCTGCACCTCGTCCGCACCGGCGAGGACCCCGTCGAGATCTACCGGCACCGCGAGTCCGCCGGCGTCGGCGACCTCTCGCACGACGGGTCGCTGCTCGCGATCGAGCACACCGAGCACGGCGACGCCATGCACTCGTCGCTGCGCGTGCTGCGCCCCGACGGCACCGCCGTCGCCGAACTCGACGACACCGAGGGCGGCACCGTCGAACTGGGCCTGGAGGTCCTCGGCTTCGCGCCCGTCGACGGCGACACCCGGCTGCTCATCGGGCACCAGCGCCAGGGCCGCTGGGAGCCGCTGGTGTGGGACGTGGCCACCGGCGAGCAGACCGACCTCGCGCTGGAACTGCCCGGTGACGTGGCCGCCGAGTGGTATCCGGACGGCTCCGCGCTGCTCGTCTCGCACAGCTTCGAGGCCCGCAGCGAACTGTTCCGCTACGACTTCGCGGGCCGCGCCCTGACCGAGCTGTCCACCCCGCCGGGCACCGTCTCCGGCGCCACCGCACGGCCCGACGGCAGCGTCGAGTACCTGTGGTCGTCGGCCGCCGAGCCGCCGGCCGTACGGTCCACGACGGGCCGCGCGGTGCTCGACCCGCCGGGGATGAGGGCACCCGCCTCCGTGCCGGTGGAGGACGTGTGGGTGGAGGGGCCCGGCGGCCGCGTCCACGCGCTCGTGCAGAAGCCGGCCGGGGCGAGCGGGCCGCTGCCCACCGTCTTCGACATCCACGGCGGCCCCACCTGGCACGACAGCGACGCCTTCGCGGCGGCGCCCGCCGCCTGGGTCGACCACGGGTACGCGGTCGTCCGCATCAACTACCGCGGCTCCACCGGGTACGGCCGCGAGTGGACCGACGCGCTCAAGCACCGGGTCGGCCTGATCGAGCTGGAGGACATCTCGGCGGTCCGCGAGTGGGCCGTCTCCTCCGGCCTCGCGGACCCCGAGCGGCTGGTGCTGACCGGCGGCTCCTGGGGCGGCTACCTCACCCTGCTCGGCCTCGGCGTCCAGCCGGAGCTGTGGACGGTGGGCATCGCGGCGGTGCCGGTCGCGGACTACGTCACGGCGTACCACGACGAGATGGAGGCGCTGAAGGCGATGGACCGCACGCTCCTCGGCGGCACGCCGGAGGAGGTACCGGAGCGCTTCGAGGCGTCGTCGCCGCTGACGTACGTGGACGCGGTGAAGGTGCCGGTGTACATCTCGGCGGGCGTCAACGACCCGCGCTGCCCGATCCGCCAGATCGAGAATTACGTCGACCGGCTGGCCGCACGCGGCGCGGTGCACGAGGTGTACCGGTACGACGCGGGACACGGGTCCCTCGTCGTGGACGAGCGGATCAAGCAGGTGCGGCTGGAGCTGGAGTTCGCGGCCCGGCATGTGGGGGGTGCCCGGTGA
- a CDS encoding NAD(P)-binding protein, with protein sequence MVVCGDDGLAHRLAAELRDVYGERVTLVVPPARRLARQPVVGRQRGSALLDRVSAAVTRAAGNGGGGAGAGGDGGRGGRGGRAFPGPEPGGSVRLVEASEAVEAVLADADVQRAAALALVYDDDETNIRAALTARRLNPRLRLVLRLYNRRLGQHIEALLDQAAALAIIGADGSVGADDNLDASTTVLSDADTAAPALAATAVTGTTKVVQTDGLMLRAVERQPPAPGQVADPGLCTLALLSATANDPAGADGSEESGEHGPRLLPDEAAVAAATGRGTVVLETVSYTGPRQPAGRSMVPFALLLSRRLRWSFAGLVACVVALAVAQLAVTDTGPLRATYLTLLDLFAINDPAVGQPAGRQILQLLSGLVGLLLLPVLLAAVLEALGTFRTNSGLRKPPRGLSGHVVLLGVGKIGTRVLVRLRELRIPVVCVEGDPEARGLAVARRLRVPVVLGDVTHEGVLEAAKIHRARTLLALTSADTTNLEAALYARSVRPDLRVVLRLYDDDFATAVYRTLRAAHPQALTRSRSVSHLAAPTFAAAMLGRQILGAIPVERRVLLFAAVEVAGHPQLEGRTVGEAFAAGKWRVLGRDVASGGPSAAAMWGLPSSHVLRAGDRVVLAATRRGLAELLGRGPAGTSSP encoded by the coding sequence ATGGTGGTGTGCGGGGACGACGGGCTGGCGCACCGGCTCGCCGCCGAACTCCGCGACGTCTACGGGGAACGGGTCACCCTCGTCGTCCCGCCCGCCCGGCGCCTGGCCCGCCAGCCGGTGGTGGGGCGCCAGCGCGGGTCGGCCCTGCTCGACCGGGTGTCCGCGGCCGTGACCCGGGCGGCGGGGAACGGGGGCGGCGGGGCCGGTGCCGGGGGTGACGGCGGCCGGGGCGGGCGCGGGGGCCGGGCGTTCCCCGGACCGGAACCGGGCGGGTCCGTACGGCTGGTGGAGGCGTCCGAGGCCGTCGAGGCCGTGCTCGCCGACGCGGACGTGCAGCGGGCCGCCGCGCTCGCCCTCGTCTACGACGACGACGAGACCAACATCCGCGCCGCGCTCACCGCCCGGCGCCTCAACCCCCGGCTGCGGCTCGTGCTCCGCCTCTACAACCGCCGCCTCGGGCAGCACATCGAGGCGCTGCTCGACCAGGCGGCGGCGCTCGCGATCATCGGCGCGGACGGGTCCGTCGGCGCGGACGACAACCTCGACGCCTCCACGACCGTCCTGTCCGACGCCGACACCGCCGCGCCCGCGCTGGCCGCGACCGCCGTCACCGGCACCACCAAGGTCGTCCAGACGGACGGGCTGATGCTGCGCGCGGTGGAGCGGCAGCCGCCCGCGCCCGGGCAGGTCGCCGACCCCGGGCTGTGCACGCTGGCGCTGCTCTCCGCCACGGCCAACGACCCGGCGGGCGCCGACGGTTCCGAGGAGAGCGGGGAGCACGGGCCCCGGCTGCTGCCCGACGAGGCGGCCGTCGCGGCGGCCACCGGGCGCGGCACCGTCGTCCTGGAGACCGTGTCGTACACCGGGCCCCGGCAGCCCGCCGGGCGCAGCATGGTGCCGTTCGCGCTGCTGCTGTCGCGGCGGCTGCGGTGGTCGTTCGCGGGGCTGGTGGCGTGTGTCGTCGCGCTGGCGGTGGCACAGCTCGCCGTGACCGACACCGGTCCGCTGCGGGCCACCTATCTGACGCTGCTCGACCTGTTCGCCATCAACGACCCGGCGGTGGGCCAGCCCGCCGGGCGGCAGATCCTGCAACTGCTGTCGGGGCTGGTCGGGCTGCTGCTCCTGCCGGTGCTGCTGGCAGCGGTGCTGGAGGCGCTCGGCACGTTCCGCACCAACTCCGGACTGCGCAAGCCGCCGCGCGGGCTGTCCGGGCACGTGGTGCTGCTCGGCGTCGGCAAGATCGGCACGCGGGTGCTGGTGCGGCTGCGGGAGCTGCGCATCCCGGTGGTGTGCGTCGAGGGCGACCCCGAGGCGCGGGGGCTCGCGGTGGCGCGGAGGCTGCGGGTTCCGGTGGTGCTGGGGGACGTCACGCACGAGGGGGTCCTGGAGGCGGCCAAGATCCACCGGGCGCGCACGCTGCTCGCGCTGACCAGCGCGGACACCACGAATCTGGAGGCCGCGCTGTACGCACGGTCCGTGCGGCCGGATCTGCGGGTGGTGCTGCGGCTGTACGACGACGACTTCGCGACGGCGGTGTACCGGACGCTGCGGGCCGCGCATCCGCAGGCGCTCACGCGGAGCCGCAGTGTGTCGCACCTGGCGGCGCCGACGTTCGCGGCGGCGATGCTGGGGCGGCAGATCCTCGGGGCGATTCCGGTGGAGCGGCGGGTGCTGCTGTTCGCGGCGGTGGAGGTGGCGGGGCATCCTCAGTTGGAGGGGCGGACGGTGGGGGAGGCGTTCGCGGCGGGGAAGTGGCGGGTGCTGGGCCGTGACGTGGCCTCCGGCGGTCCGTCGGCGGCGGCGATGTGGGGGCTGCCGTCCTCCCATGTGCTGAGGGCGGGGGACCGGGTGGTGCTGGCGGCGACGCGGAGGGGGCTGGCGGAGCTGCTGGGGAGGGGGCCCGCGGGGACTTCGTCCCCCTGA
- a CDS encoding DUF397 domain-containing protein, with the protein MEVADGFPRVVPVRDSKVPGGPVLVFGAGAWSAFIGAARG; encoded by the coding sequence GTGGAGGTGGCGGACGGATTCCCCCGCGTCGTTCCCGTGCGTGACAGCAAGGTTCCGGGTGGGCCCGTGCTCGTCTTCGGGGCGGGCGCCTGGAGCGCGTTCATAGGTGCGGCCAGGGGCTGA